In the genome of Labeo rohita strain BAU-BD-2019 chromosome 2, IGBB_LRoh.1.0, whole genome shotgun sequence, the window attacagattttcaaatagttgtatctctgacAAATAttaccctatcctaacaaaccatacatcaatgaaaaacttatttattccaaaaaaaaacaaacttgactggttttgtggtccagggtcacatatcatacCTATAAACAAGAGGTAAAAATGTAGATCATCTTTAATTAAGTGTATTTAAATGGGTCAGTTTAATGAAGTAAATTACCTTGACATGGAAAACATTGCCCTGTGCTCGCATAACCATTTCATTTGCTGGGATGGACTTACTGCAAGCCCTGCAGGCTCCACTGTGGCCGAATAATCTGTATTGAATATCATAATCACAAATATGTCTTTTAATAAGCAAGTCATTATTCTTTTTCCTCTttcacaaacacaaagcttttAAATCTGCTTATAATACTTACTTCGTTTCCTCTTTTAAAAGGATAATTCAACcgaaaatgaaattctgtcatcattaacatatttacagttaaaatcaatttttgtttattgttgttttggGCACCATTTACTTTGCATGgttaaaaaacaacagtattttacagtatcCGTGTttcccttaaagggatagttcacccaaaaatgacctattttttgtcatcatttattcacacttctgttgtttcaaacctgtatttcTTTCTACTGATgaacaaaaaagaagatattttgaagaatgatgataaccaaacagtttccGTTCCCAATGACTAacgttattttttattgtccatacaatggaagtcagttGAAACTGAGAGagttaagaaaaaagaaagtcattcaggtttgtaacagcatgagggtgaataaaacagaacagttttcatttttagagaACTATTTTTTAAGTCTAACCTCATTTACAGACACTACAGTGCCAGAAGACGTATTAGATGTATAAAAGAACAGCTCCTCTCATTTATCTAGTACATTTGTTAGCTCAGGGTGTGAATGATGGTAAATTTTCGAGGATGGTGATAACAAAGAGTGTTGTTCCTGTAGTCTGACCTTATATAGTCACTTTTGCAGAGGATCAAGCCACGCTTTGTGAAACACGACGAGCCAATTTCTGCCAGCTGGGCTTGACAGCAGGAGCACTTGAGACAGTGGCAGTGCCAGTACCCATCCAGAGCAAACAGGAGGAAGCGGTCTGAAATCTTGCATCCACATCCAACGCACCGCTTCAATGCCAGGGCCCCCATTCTGACATGAGGCGCTTGTGTATTACAAGCAGTGTTTACCATAATAAATGGGTCACTACCTAGAATAGAGAATGCATGCAAACTGAACAGATGTGGACAGAATTGGACAACAAACACTGTATTTAATTAGTTTACAAGTAGGCAGTAGATAGACAAGCAATCTTgttaaagtaaacaagctcacACTAGTTTGGCAAAAGTATTTGCACTCACCTGCTTCACAACTTCAGATAATTTCACAGACTCATCAATACAGAACAGATGATCGCGTTCAGTCTGTCAGCTCGGATAGACGCAGACGCCGGTCCATATTTTGTCTTTATATGTCATAAACACAGATATAAGTTTATTTACCTACATTTAAATAACGCATCGCTTGCCTGTCCTCCTGAAGTCTGAGCGTTGTGAGTTAACGGAGCACGTTACGCTGCTCTATTACAAGACTTCAATCCCCTTTAAACATCCGTGAGGTGACGTCAGGCGCGCCTCAGCCAATCAGCAGTCACTTAAATTTTGGTTTCGTGCTGAAACAGCCCAGCAGATGCTACATTATTGATGCGAATCAACATTTAAATGGCGCATTCGTCATTTTCACTACATTTAATGtactatttacattttcattgtaAATCACAAAACTAGCTGGCAGAAATTGATTTGTCAAAGTGACTTGAAGAAGTTTAGAAGAACCGCTTCACATTTCTCATTGGGAGTCATTTACAATGGGGCCTTAATCACCCATATTAAAGAGCTAATTACAGCACACACACAACGTCATGGCCAAATCACTATGAAAAGAAACCTTGACAGCAGTCTGATTGGGTGGTAATAGAAAATCATCCGTGAGAAAAGGATCCTGCCTTTcttatcatctgtctgtcatttagCCATGATTACCATCAGATTAAATACAATCAAAGCAGTTGGGGTGAAAAGTGGTAGTCATGGGAACGAGCGAAAACTGTTTATCTTGTCAAATGATCTTAATTCAAACCTGCACACTCTAGATTACAGAGATGTAGGAGCTGAGAGGGAGGACAGAGGGGGAGAGGGTTGTGTTTGTCGGCTTCTGTCAGTCATTATGGTGTATTATGTCACTATTCAATGCAGAAAATTAGTCTCTGATGACATGACCGAGCCGTAAGGGTGGCTTAGTGTTGATATATAGTGTGCTGTTTGCTTTGAGGAACTAAAACCTTCTGACTCcatgtttggttttattttgagGCTGCTAGTATCTGTAGTTGCACACTCTTTGTCATATATTCTCCATTTAGTGTCTGGTTTTGGACTTTTATGTTAAGGGTTAGGTGTTGGTTGTCTTTTCTAGTGTTTAGCTGGTGTTCCATGTTGTGGTTCTTGTTCGctttctgtttttgttcagttttcttGACAACTCCAGTTCTCCCTCATATCTGAGATCACCTCTGTCATTAttgtatgagaaaaaaaaaaaaggtaaattgacactaaaacaacaaacgaacaaacaaacatggtAGCTTTGGCATTTCTGGTTGCCAGAAGTTCACCGTCCAAAGTATGTGACAATGTCTCAGGTATTACGGCATATTAGTGCCTAAATGTTAAGTAATATGATGTAATGTTAAGTTATTTGatgtaatgttaatataccaaaaTCTGCTTTTTACCTTAACGTATGTATAACCACCATAATAAAACAGGTCAAATAGAAAGTCACATGGGAAATCAGAGATGTAAGTGGCCTGTCTATAAAACATGGGCagaaattgtaaatatatgtgCACAGGatcatacacacaaaaaaaatacatcatcatAACCATAAtgcacattaaataaataacatgtaaatgtaaataaataaaatgtaatgcaaaacacacatatattactgatataaaaagaatgaaatttaaatagaatataatCATATGTGATATATCATTTTTACCATAAATTATACAGTAATTCataataattcaatttaattacaaaaaaacatacaattgaCAGTGTATTACtgtataattatgtataatgtaatgttaaaccatttacatttttcactttATATTGTAAGATAACTTACAGTTAATCAGATTTTTACTgtgacatttttactttttcacatttttactcaaacttttttattgcttttttttaaactacatttttcacACACATTTCTTTTAATCTTATACTCCCGGTCTCTGTTCTAGCTCTTGTTTCctttctgtttttgttcaattttcttgacattttttgtatttctctTTAGTTTATCTGCATTTGGATCCAGTTCTCCCTTGTTTCTGGGTTCACCTCTGTCACATTGTTGTATGAGAAAAAATACattgctattttaaaaaatcctggtaaattgtaaataaatgtgcaCAGGATCATACACACAAAGAAAATACATAATCTAATAAtctaataattttcattaaaaaaaaagcaaaataaatagcatttattaattgaaaaaaacatacattcgactgtatattaatgtatattgtatgtaatgtaaattatgtataatGTTAAACCATTTACGGTTTTCTTGACATTTttgtactattaaaaataatcatgttaaattgacattaaaacaaacaaaaatggtaGCTCTGCCATTTCTGGTTGCCAAAAATTCACTTTCAACAGTATGTGACAATATTTCAGGTATTTTGGCATATTGGTGCCTGAATATTAAATGATATGATATAATGTTAAGTGATATAATAGAATATTaataaaccaaaatgtatttgtttttgccATAAATTATACAGTAATTCAATTTCATTGCAAAAAACATACAGCTGACAGTATATTACCGTAATATTATGTATAATGGAATGTTAAACCATTTATAGTTTTTTAGCTGATAGAGTAAGGTAACTTACAGTTTTCCCTTGTTTCTGAGTTCACCTCTGTCACATTgttgtataataaaaaatacattatttaaaatcctgttaaattgacattaaaacaaacaaaaacagtagcTCAAATTCATCGTCAAAAGTATGTGACAATGTTTCAGGTATTTTGGCATACTGGTGGCTGAATATTAAACGATATGACATAATGTTAAGTGATATAATAGAATATTaataaaccaaaatgtatttgtttttaccataaattatacagtaatttatcgtaatttaatttaattgcaaaaaaaaacatacaattgaCAGTATATTACCATAAAATTATGTATAACGCAATGTTAAacaatttatagtttatatctgATAAGATAACTTACAGttaatcttttttaaatcagatttttactcaaacatttttttatttatctgttaaattgacattaaaacaaacaaaaagcagtAGCATTGCCAGAAATTCATCATCAAAAGTATGTGACAATGTTTCAGGTGTTATGGCATATTGGTGCCTGAATATTAAGTGATATGATATAaaccaaagtgtttttttttatataattcaaTAAATTCTACAGTAATTTAtagtaattcaatttaattgcaaaaaaacaacaacaacaaaaaaaatcaatttttaatcatttaatcattttcttttaatgtcATACTCCCATTTACCCGTAGTCCATTTCTCCAGCTTTCAAGGGatgtaatgatattaaaaagAGACATATGGACACATATGAACGTGCATGAAACCAGACTAACTTTAGCACAAACGAAACCATAAATGATCTGCATGAGCTATTACTTTTTTCAGCCCCTATTGTTGGTTTTGCCTGTCTAGATTTCCTGTAAACGAGACCAGCAACCCCCCATCTCCTGGATCATTATGTTTATGTAATGAGGTCACAGTCGTTGATCTAATGGCGGAACGCAAAGTTTGAAATGTGTGTGGGAAGGGGGGGCGTAATGGAAAATAAGTCATTTTCTCCACAGCTCCATTACTTTAATTGTTTACTGAGCAGAGGCATGTTGTGATGTTTCAGGTAAAGCATTGGAGTCACATTAACAAAGAGCGTGAGCTGAGCACATACAGTTAGATAAACATCAGATGGAAAGCGTGAGACAGAGGCCTCATTATTTAGAGCCGGAAGCCCCCGATGTCTTTTGAGCACAAGATTTTCATCATAACTCTATAATTGAATCTGCGAAACATTTGACAATGATGTGCATTTCTGTTCTTTTAATTAGAAGGACATTTCCAAACAAATCCACCGAATTACGTTACTTCAGCTGGTTATTTTAACGAAACGGTTTCCCTCTAATTAATGTATCCTTTTCTCAGCCAACAATTATGatgttcattaaaaatgaaggGAAGCTCGACTGTCGATCAAACACAGAAAGGGATTGTCTGAAAGGCCCTTTATTTGTTGCTGTGACAGCTCAATCACCCATCATGATCTAACCGAGGGGAGGTAAAAACGCCGACAATGACCATCAGAGGCTACAGACAGCCCTTCATTTGAGTGCTAATTAGAAAAATTATATCTCTGAAAGGCAGCCTAGTATCTGTTCCCAGTGTGTGGAGAGAGACAAGCTGAAGAGACAACAATGAGttaatagaaaaattaattatttacactATTATCTAGGCCAGGGCATTGAAAGAATGACTCAATAATGCTTTAATTGTGTTGCTGATTACATTTCCACCGAGATAGGCTCCAAAGCATATCAAAGGCTctgtttattaaatgtatgtgtTTCGATGAGATAACATGGATATTGCAGCGGTGCACAACACAGCTTCAGCACATCTTGTGTGTTTCCCCTTAATATAATGGCAGTGGTGAGCGCTTCTGTGGAAGAGGAGGTTACACCCAGTTATTCTAGAGCAAAGAAGTTTGTGGTGGTTAAAAAAAGACACGCAAGGACCATCATTCAAAATTTGGAAGtgagtaatatatatttttcaagtaattaaaggagaagttcactttcagaacaaaattttacagataatgtactcacccccttgtcatccaaaatgtttacgtctttctttcttcagtcgtaaagaaatgatgttttctgaggaaaacatttggtgccccgagtttgaacttccaaaaaatatggatatttttcttacaaaaacacattgattcgctACAGAGACTCCtgggagctgtgtgaggcatttctattatggatggatgcactttattagactttattagacTCTGATTGCATTGGTCTG includes:
- the lmo4 gene encoding LIM domain transcription factor LMO4, encoding MVNTACNTQAPHVRMGALALKRCVGCGCKISDRFLLFALDGYWHCHCLKCSCCQAQLAEIGSSCFTKRGLILCKSDYIRLFGHSGACRACSKSIPANEMVMRAQGNVFHVKCFVCSICHNQLVPGDRFHYTSGKLYCERDRPTASAHRYEHLDSLREHNVSEQKS